A region from the Medicago truncatula cultivar Jemalong A17 chromosome 6, MtrunA17r5.0-ANR, whole genome shotgun sequence genome encodes:
- the LOC112422540 gene encoding uncharacterized protein: MRFLPHRIPDHYDDKRILRHRSPDHYDDTRFQPHQIPDYYDDTRFVPHRSSDHYDDTRFQPHRIPDHYDDMRFQPHRSPDHYDDTRFQPQPHRSPDHYDDTRFLPHRSPDHYDDTRFLPHRSPDHYDDTRFLPHQTPPYYPDNRHLTHQRPKHYADKRPLPHQTPKQFAAKRNLPHQRPKDCANKRHLPHPLPEGNTDKRPALPQTPEDFNYKRILRHQKLEDYADKMHSPQQKPENFADKRHTRQKMPEDFADKRILPHQKTEDFADKRDSQHQNSEDTCSGLDAIARAPPQDPMISQSDLRTKEDEGKEHREVQNCGMEECAEKACSPKRPEQHIMVSHKRLEEHHNGKRHRRMLRDISKKQKTSNGEESRHIQNSQMNPVVQTPDLPHQTPQNYADMKCLPHQTLEPTIPVVTTVELVHCETCDVTVPVKCLEKHNGGKKHRRMLSKPCEQSTNDGSPVENMSHEAPRFRYKEVPAEGSKRKVRDNTDAKGHVFKREVEEKTGGKYMKMNNGIRRLAKSSKPEVNDMLYSAESLVQITPSEYVASPKMASIPAEGSLVPVPSLVFTPAAAELSFEPSIQIDSQTEVAEGKEHHEVQHYGVETNDQPHSISMEFHAPAGSDSGAIVIAPPQAPIASQVSAPIATFKSSFESENHQVIQTETSKSKVHNEIQNHTVDSNDHQRTISMELHDLAGSMTNNQTDGVNSDSVAIVVEPLASALPDAVGPNFEPLTEHGLHTETEPELSEAVVYYESQNLIEGTNIDFPQSDSMKIDGDSEVRTKTKTADGSSQVEEEMDVLSDDLGKVQLPQVSVCLKCGDEGFEETLVYCKKCEDCALHRYCLDGPVIFTEEVIWFCEDCKVVDTESSEKGEVDSSEDFVTVADPISALAFISFLGMKGFQSKYYLWGVF; the protein is encoded by the exons ATGAGATTTCTACCACATCGAATTCCGGATCACTATGATGATAAGAGGATTCTACGACATCGAAGTCCGGATCACTATGATGATACGAGGTTTCAACCACATCAAATTCCGGATTACTATGATGATACGAGGTTTGTACCACATCGAAGTTCGGATCACTATGATGATACGAGGTTTCAACCACATCGAATTCCGGATCACTATGATGATATGAGGTTTCAACCACATCGAAGTCCGGATCACTATGATGATACGAGGTTTCAACCACAACCACATCGAAGTCCGGATCACTATGATGATACTAGGTTTTTACCACATCGAAGTCCGGATCACTACGATGATACGAGGTTTCTGCCACATCGAAGTCCGGATCACTATGATGATACAAGGTTTTTACCACATCAAACGCCGCCATACTATCCTGATAACCGACACTTAACACATCAAAGGCCAAAACACTATGCTGATAAGAGGCCTTTACCACATCAAACACCCAAACAATTTGCTGCTAAAAGGAACTTACCACATCAGAGGCCGAAAGACTGTGCTAATAAGAGGCACTTACCACATCCATTGCCAGAAGGCAATACTGATAAGAGGCCTGCACTACCTCAAACGCCCGAAGACTTTAATTATAAAAGGATCTTACGACATCAAAAGCTAGAAGATTATGCTGATAAAATGCATTCACCACAACAAAAGCCGGAAAACTTTGCTGATAAGAGGCACACACGACAAAAAATGCCCGAAGACTTTGCTGATAAAAGGATCTTACCACATCAAAAGACGGAAGACTTTGCTGATAAAAGGGACTCACAGCATCAAAATTCGGAAGATACATGTTCCGGTCTTGATGCAATAGCAAGAGCACCACCACAAGATCCTATGATTTCCCAAAGTGACTTACGGACCAAAGAAGATGAAGGGAAAGAACACCGTGAGGTTCAGAATTGTGGTATGGAAGAATGTGCTGAGAAAGCGTGCTCGCCAAAGAGACCGGAACAACATATTATGGTTTCTCACAAGCGTTTGGAAGAGCATCATAACGGAAAGAGACATCGAAGAATGTTACGTGATAtatcaaagaaacaaaaaacttcaaatggAGAAGAGAGTAGACATATTCAAAATTCTCAAATGAATCCAGTAGTTCAAACACCTGACTTACCACACCAAACACCTCAAAACTATGCTGACATGAAGTGCTTACCACATCAAACGCTGGAACCAACTATTCCTGTTGTAACCACCGTTGAACTTGTACATTGTGAAACTTGCGATGTTACTGTTCCTGTCAAGTGTTTGGAAAAGCATAATGGTGGAAAGAAACATCGAAGAATGTTATCAAAACCATGTGAGCAATCAACGAATGATGGGAGTCCGGTTGAAAATATGAGTCATGAAGCTCCTAGATTCAGGTACAAGGAAGTTCCAGCTGAAGGTTCTAAAAGGAAAGTCAGAGATAACACTGATGCAAAAGGTCATGTTTTCAagcgcgaggttgaagaaaaaaCAGGAGGTAAGTACATGAAGATGAATAATGGGATAAGAAGGCTCGCGAAATCATCAAAACCCGAGGTCAATGATATGTTATATTCAGCCGAATCTTTAGTCCAAATAACACCATCAGAGTATGTGGCTTCTCCTAAAATGGCATCAATCCCCGCTGAAGGATCTCTAGTACCTGTGCCTTCTCTGGTATTCACACCAGCAGCAGCTGAATTAAGTTTTGAACCGTCAATTCAGATCGATTCACAGACAGAAGTAGCAGAAGGCAAAGAACATCATGAGGTTCAGCATTATGGCGTGGAAACAAATGATCAGCCACACTCAATTTCGATGGAGTTTCATGCCCCTGCAGGTTCTGATTCTGGTGCAATAGTAATAGCACCACCACAAGCTCCCATTGCTTCTCAGGTATCCGCACCAATAGCAACATTTAAATCAAGTTTTGAATCTGAAAATCATCAAGTTATACAGACAGAAACGTCAAAAAGTAAAGTTCATAATGAAATTCAGAATCATACTGTTGATTCAAATGATCACCAACGAACAATCTCAATGGAGTTGCATGACCTTGCTGGTTCTATGACTAACAACCAAACTGATGGTGTAAATTCTGATTCTGTAGCAATAGTTGTTGAACCACTTGCATCTGCACTGCCAGACGCAGTAGGGCCAAATTTTGAACCGCTAACCGAACATGGTCTACATACTGAAACAGAACCTGAATTATCGGAAGCGGTGGTATATTACGAGAGCCAGAATCTTATTGAAGGAACAAATATTGACTTTCCACAATCAGATTCAATGAAGATTGATGGCGATTCAGAGGTCCGTACTAAAACCAAAACTGCTGATGGAAGTTCGCAAGTTGAGGAGGAGATGGATGTTCTCTCCGATGATTTGGGGAAAGTTCAGTTGCCTCAG GTTTCTGTTTGTCTTAAATGTGGTGATGAAGGCTTTGAAGAAACGTTGGTATATTGTAAGAAATGTGAAGATTGTGCACTGCATAG